Within the Platichthys flesus chromosome 8, fPlaFle2.1, whole genome shotgun sequence genome, the region tgcattcaacatttatgagggcgCCACACTCACTGGCCAACTGTCTGTAAAACTGTCCCAGGGAACATAATTCAAAACTTTTCTAGATGAAAGCTTTTGAGAATTTTTGTCACGAGCACATGaattcaaaccccccccccgattgagacattttgttcaTCTGACCAAAGACTAAAAGTCATTGCCTTCCAAACGCTTCATAAACCAAGttataaaatacaataagaGGCCGCCATTGAACCGGCAAATCCAAAAAACTGAACAAATACGTGCCATATGGAGAAATGGATTAATCTACTACAACTTTCTTTTTGAATTTGGACATCTGAGTTTCTGTGAAATAGTTTCAGATACCAAAACTAAAACCTCTAAATAAAAACCTATGGAACATTTACCTTAGGCCCCAGTTCAATTTCCATGCCTGTCAGTTTATAGGCGAGATTAGGCCAAAAGGGTTTAATATCCAgggtttaaatgtgttttcataacgACTGCTGGGCCTTTCTGGTTTGTTGATTGGTGTGATTGGATTTTCCTGACACAGGGACGAATACAGTACGGGTCAGGAAAGAATCCATAGAGTTTTTCGGTGCAGATCAAGGATTTTgtcactttctctaacattgtgAGACTTTTGAacatttcccagggaataattaataGCTCCTGGATGAAATATTAATTAGGGGTCTGATATCTAGAAGTGTGTAAATGTTGGTGCATCTCGATTTGATTTAAGGGATCGGCTTAGATGTACTTACTGCAGTGATAATGGGGAAGGTGACGACTGCACTCAGGTAGTTATTAGCCAGGAACCAGCAGTACGTAGCCAGAGCCCACATCAGTCCAGACAACAGACCTGCAGAGCACAATGAGATGTTAGAATGTACAAGTGCTTGAGACGAAAACCTATTAAACTGGGATAGAGTCAGGAATTCAATGTAGAGATGAATCTAGGTAAATGCTCACATACAGGCCTGAGAGATGGAAACAAAGTGAAGAGTTGATCTAAGGTAGAGACACATGCCCCAGTTTAAATCGGTCGCTTCACAGGAAATCAGGACACGGTGGCCAAACGCCGCAGGTGTTACGGAACAAAGTCCAATTTCAAGGCTCCGTCCACCGAGCTGTAAACCACACAACAGCTTAAAACTGAAGTTGTATGGGTCGTCAGGTTGTGAGCCAGAGTGGACATGTGTGCCCCTGAGCACTTTCGGTGATTCAGGGGTTACCTGAGCGGGTGTGTTTGCACTTGCAGCTCGGCAAAAGGAGGCTGTCATagtcctcacccccccccccccccccccccaacaacagCTGATTCCTGGCGTCTTGGTGAGAGTCAAACTGAGGCTATTATTAGACCCGCCCGCTTGGCCCTGATGCGCCGACAGCTCAGTGGTTCACAGAAAATCAATCAACCGGTGGAAAATGGTAGTTATTGCCGGGCCGCTCAGTTTCCCCACAGCCGGAGAGGAACAGCGGCTCACAGACCACATGCCAGATCTGGGGCAGCAGCTTGTGGTTTTGGCACAGACAACAAAGGGTGGCGCACACAGGAGGTTCCAACCTTtaatggattttttattttttttttaaacatcaagaTGATTCTGCCTTCACCTGTTACAGCTTTGAATTTTTTGACAATTTCCTTTTAAAGTATTtgatgaggggaaaaaagctgaATTTACCAGaagaacatttttctttcacatcTTTTATCCCCCGACAATTCTCATCCTATCAAGTAATGTCTGAATAAGTCTGAGAAACCCAATTTTCTCAGGatttcttcaaatgcagcctgaCTTTGTCCAACACTTTACACAATTTAGAGAAAATGACACAGCTTTGATTTTTGATGTTTGTTCGGAAAGGTCTTATTTTAAGAATAGACAGTCTCAGGCTACAGTGAAAGGCTGCAGCGTGAATTGGCTCGAGGATTTCTGCAGAGCTCAATGAACACATCTCTGCCAATGTCACCAGAAACTGAAGATGTAGACAGGAAAGAAAGTTGAGCCAGGCTTAAAGAAAGACTGTGGGGTTGCTGTTCTTTTCAAAATTAACTAAATTTAAATCGTGATTTGAGAAAAATAAGTTCTCATTTACTTAAATGAGAACTTAAGTAAATGCAGAAGTTGCAAAAAGGAAATAGTTTGATGAGGAGCATTTTGCAGTGACCTTCTGACCCCTCAGGGACTCTGGCTCAAGCCAACGTCAATAATTCCAGTGCAAAAGGATTTCAATGAGCAAGTTACTCCGTGTGTCCCCAAGACTTAATTTGATGAGGCTCAGAGAGATTAGTTATTGTAAAACGGCACTTATACAACAATCAGGTCCTTGATGGGCGTAAAACGGTTTCATTTTCAGTCAATGACGACTCAAATGACCACATTCATGTCACAGGCTTGAATCAAACATGTCTGTCAAAACCTTTACCTGGGAGGATGAGCCTGGAGTAAACCCTGGGTCTGTTGCGCATACCAACACAGTAGACTATGAAGTACATCGTGCTGGTAACAAAGATGCCGGAGCACTGCGCATACACATAGTCGAGGTCTGTGGAGAAGACGAAAcaagaaacaacagttgtacATCAATTGTGTTCACCTCTGGTTTTGCAATAAAGAAAAGGTTGGGTCAGCTGTATCGTCCCTTGTGTCTATTAGGAAGTCAGTGAATAAAGtgaaaatcaaaatcaaaacaaaagggcagcaagattttttatttttgagatcttcacacacacagagactttaGAGACTCCTCAAGAAAACCGGATATTACACCAAGTCCTCTGGTGGAGCCAATGTTATTTATAGACCAACACTAGGGCGCATTAAATTGAGAAGGCATTAATCATTCTTGGACtgttcccccctccctcccccatcaTGTGTCTTTAAAGTGCATGTATGGGTATAGTAATATTTAAAGTTGTTATTATTGATTCCATACCGTATTCACTGGCTCCACTGAACATGCATTCCTGGCAAGATGAATGGCTTTTAATGTAGAGGATCGGTGCAAAGGAGGAGCCGTACAGCAGCCCCGACACCACGGCCAGCAGGCAgcctctgaggaagaggaggagtcgcAGGGTGAAGAACTGCATAACGGCCGCGGTTTACTCTCCACTGTTCAATTAGTAAGGTTAATTCAAGGATTCTCTTCAAAGCTGATAAAATAGGTGGTTGAGAATGAACGAATTTCACACTTACCAGACTAAGATAAGGGTTCTTTAACTTGGTGTATTGCGCTATCATCCATAAAGATTTTACCGTCCATGCAGACAATTTGACCTCATTGTTTCAGCAGCAGTTGTGCACACGCATGCAAGAGGCAATAATACTATTGTCTCTCTCACGCGAAGAAATGCTCACTTGGTATTTGTGGCACTTGAGAGCAACGTTCGTATTGTtgcgacccccccccaccagcaaCTGCCATAGATTGAACTAGTTTTCCTTGAAATGCTGGGAGGtctctttttccatttaaaaagtattataAATCAATGTTAAGTTAGCTGAATTAAATGGTTTCAGTGAGCAGTTAATATATGGGATTCAACTCCTACACACGTCACATTGAGGATTAAACAAGGCCGGCAGCTGTATAATGTAACAGTGTCAAATTTATTCCTGAGCACCGACTGATTGCTAATGAGTTGAGCTCACATGACCCGCCTAGTCTTCTGTCCGATCTGGTCTATCCAGAACTCAGTGGCAGTCGGTCCGTAACTGCCTGAATAAGTTCTCTGTGGAAAAAGAACATGGTTCTATTACTGAGACTGTGGCATCCTTCACAACATTCAGAGCCTTCACATCTCCCTTTGAACAAAAGCAGTAAGAATTGATCAAGCCTCCCATTGTACCTTGAGAATATCATTAAAATGTACATTCCTGTGAGAAGGTGAGAAAAACCAACTAGCGCCCGATCAATATACTCACCCTGTCGATAAGTAATGGAATTGATTCTGAATTGGGATTCAGGTCCACTTCTGCTTTCACAAAGAAAAAGATCAGCCCgctggaacaaaacaaaattaatatcagtcatcccccccaaaaaaaaagctgctACGAAAACAATTCCTTTGCTGCTGCAATAGCCAGAAGAAAAACGTCAGTGGGAAGAAGGTGGAAGACATTTCACCTCAGCAGACACAACCCGGCTCCGCAGTAATTTAATATCGGCCTGGACACATCCTGAGGAGCGATCCCAAACCAGCCGAAtctgagagggacacacacttCCTTGATTTAATGCCAGAAAGTGGACCGAAAAGAATTGCTTTCACACCATTAATGTCTCAGAAGGCCTTTTTCAAAAGTTACAGGTTCAATTACAAGTCaccaaaagaaaactaaaagaaaaccaTATATTGTCTCACTCACCTTGAACTGGCCCAGCCCATCAACAAACTAGAGGATCCCCAAATTAAACTCCCAAGGCCGAGGCCGATAGCTTTAACGATTGGAACAACAGCTATAGTTCCTGTGGACGACATGGAATGAGAATTTAGCGGCACTTTTATCTTATAGTGCACCATTCACACAACCAATAAAGACAGGAGGGACAATCTACAAGGTTCTTAGGGATTTTAAATCAGAGGGGAAATTGTTG harbors:
- the tmem144b gene encoding transmembrane protein 144b, whose product is MFQMKCPLWLLLVASLLMVSCHSAEQGTICATERLRARYDGNTVFGKLERFDSTFNSTDTTHFVYGITANVAAVLLYGSNFVPIKKTETGDGMFFQWVNCAAIWIVSMVGDLILNSPKFHPFAMLGGAIWATGTIAVVPIVKAIGLGLGSLIWGSSSLLMGWASSRFGWFGIAPQDVSRPILNYCGAGLCLLSGLIFFFVKAEVDLNPNSESIPLLIDRRTYSGSYGPTATEFWIDQIGQKTRRVIGCLLAVVSGLLYGSSFAPILYIKSHSSCQECMFSGASEYDLDYVYAQCSGIFVTSTMYFIVYCVGMRNRPRVYSRLILPGLLSGLMWALATYCWFLANNYLSAVVTFPIITAGYGLVAALWGSLVFKEIKGMTNCLIFFFASCVVLTGSVLTAISKL